One Ignavibacteria bacterium genomic window carries:
- a CDS encoding response regulator: protein MDTQTLIRPMEILLVEDNNGDILLIQEALEEGKLSSNLSVTKNGMEAIDFLHRRGPYKDAPTPDLILLDMNLPKKNGKEVLAEIKSDENLKVIPVVILTSSQAEQDILVSYKLNANCYITKPVDFEKFITVINSIEDFWFSIVKLPTQGK from the coding sequence ATGGATACTCAGACTCTTATAAGACCGATGGAGATACTATTGGTCGAAGACAATAACGGCGATATACTGTTAATACAGGAGGCTCTGGAAGAAGGAAAGCTAAGCAGCAATTTAAGTGTTACAAAAAACGGGATGGAAGCCATCGATTTCCTGCACCGGAGGGGACCTTATAAGGATGCACCCACACCGGATCTGATCTTGCTGGATATGAACCTTCCCAAGAAAAACGGCAAGGAGGTCCTGGCTGAAATAAAGTCGGATGAAAACCTCAAGGTTATTCCTGTAGTAATACTAACTTCCTCGCAGGCTGAGCAGGACATTTTAGTAAGCTACAAGCTGAACGCCAACTGTTACATTACCAAACCGGTGGATTTTGAAAAGTTCATTACTGTAATTAACTCAATTGAGGACTTCTGGTTTTCAATTGTCAAGCTTCCTACTCAGGGGAAATAA